A genomic segment from Rahnella aceris encodes:
- the cspD gene encoding cold shock-like protein CspD gives MQTGTVKWFNNAKGFGFICPQNGGEDIFAHYSTIQMEGYRTLKAGQQVNFDVHEGPKGNHASLIIPVESEVVA, from the coding sequence ATGCAGACGGGTACTGTTAAATGGTTCAATAATGCTAAAGGCTTTGGCTTCATTTGCCCGCAAAATGGCGGTGAAGACATCTTCGCTCACTACTCCACAATCCAGATGGAGGGTTACCGGACTCTGAAAGCCGGCCAGCAGGTCAATTTCGACGTTCATGAAGGCCCAAAGGGGAATCATGCCAGTCTCATTATTCCAGTGGAAAGTGAAGTGGTCGCCTGA
- a CDS encoding VirK/YbjX family protein, whose amino-acid sequence MTTFSYPSVEKAPLTGLQLMKALLTRQITPGPSWELPRYRLKFLFRTLAHPRRTFGMLDYLAQHPQRDEILTAMPSLPCKLHRAYQSANITPQQAMKRITDHYDMIGHCLPDAINHGYLNKKPMAIATLTGKEGQHFFVAFNAISRLDKEGEATLTFNTPQGEPIAIVTFSFIEYQGRPTLFIGALQGPRAHVDHLEIQTATKACHGLFPKRLVIEALTTLADVTGMQQIVAVGNHTHIYENPRYKKRKGMVFADYDSFWETLDAKPGDDGYFHLPSQIAHRPLEEIASKRRSEYRRRYQLLDDLETQIRHTFSSGHGNPVITENSHAA is encoded by the coding sequence ATGACTACTTTCAGCTACCCTTCTGTAGAAAAGGCGCCACTTACCGGCCTTCAGTTAATGAAGGCATTGCTCACCCGTCAGATAACGCCGGGGCCATCATGGGAATTACCACGCTATCGCCTCAAATTCCTCTTCCGCACGCTGGCGCACCCGCGCAGAACGTTTGGGATGCTTGATTATCTGGCACAGCATCCGCAGCGCGACGAAATCCTGACCGCCATGCCCAGCCTGCCTTGTAAGCTGCACCGGGCGTATCAGTCGGCAAATATCACGCCGCAACAGGCGATGAAACGCATCACTGATCACTACGATATGATTGGTCATTGCCTGCCCGACGCGATTAATCACGGTTATCTGAATAAAAAGCCGATGGCGATCGCCACGCTGACAGGCAAAGAGGGGCAACATTTTTTTGTCGCCTTTAATGCCATCAGCCGTCTCGATAAAGAAGGCGAAGCCACCCTGACATTTAATACTCCGCAGGGTGAACCGATTGCGATCGTGACGTTTTCGTTTATTGAATATCAGGGGCGTCCTACGCTGTTTATCGGCGCGTTACAGGGGCCACGCGCGCACGTGGATCATCTGGAGATACAAACAGCGACCAAAGCCTGCCACGGTTTATTCCCTAAACGTCTGGTGATTGAAGCGCTGACCACACTCGCAGACGTCACCGGCATGCAGCAAATCGTGGCGGTGGGAAATCACACCCATATTTATGAAAACCCGCGCTACAAAAAACGCAAAGGCATGGTGTTTGCCGATTACGACAGTTTTTGGGAAACGCTGGATGCTAAACCGGGCGATGACGGTTATTTCCATTTACCTTCACAGATTGCCCATCGCCCGCTGGAAGAAATCGCCAGTAAACGACGCTCGGAATACCGTCGCCGTTACCAGCTGTTAGACGATCTGGAAACGCAGATCCGTCACACTTTTTCCAGCGGACATGGCAACCCCGTGATAACCGAAAACAGCCACGCCGCTTAA